The proteins below come from a single Tachypleus tridentatus isolate NWPU-2018 chromosome 13, ASM421037v1, whole genome shotgun sequence genomic window:
- the LOC143240853 gene encoding leptin receptor gene-related protein-like isoform X2, translated as MLVAHNTIMAGIKGLVALAFSGSVGMTFLFLACALPEFNNWWPFFVIVFYILAPFPTIISRRFTDDMGSSSACKELCIFITTGIVISSFGLPVVLARAPLGQPVIQWGACGLVLTGNVVVFLTILGFFLAFDNDEVDYSMW; from the exons ATGTTAGTTGCTCATAATACCATCATGGCGGGGATTAAAG GGTTAGTGGCTTTAGCATTCTCAGGTTCAGTTGGCATGACATTCCTATTTCTTGCCTGTGCTTTACCCGAGTTTAA TAACTGGTGGCctttttttgttattgtgttttacatTCTTGCACCTTTCCCTACAATTATATCACGGCGATTTACCGATGACATGGGTTCTAGCAGTGCTTGTAAGGAATTATGTATCTTTATCACCACTGGCATTGTCATCTCATCTTTTGGATTACCGGTTGTACTAGCCAGAGCACCATTAGGACAACCAGTG ATACAGTGGGGAGCCTGTGGGTTGGTACTTACCGGAAATGTTGTAGTATTTTTGACGATCTTGGGTTTCTTTTTGGCTTTTGATAATGATGAAGTTGACTATAGCATGTGGTGA
- the LOC143240853 gene encoding leptin receptor gene-related protein-like isoform X1, with product MQVSTNLTKFTAIIVRQLVALAFSGSVGMTFLFLACALPEFNNWWPFFVIVFYILAPFPTIISRRFTDDMGSSSACKELCIFITTGIVISSFGLPVVLARAPLGQPVIQWGACGLVLTGNVVVFLTILGFFLAFDNDEVDYSMW from the exons ATGCAAGTCTCAACAAATCTCACAAAATTTACAGCAATAATTGTACGACA GTTAGTGGCTTTAGCATTCTCAGGTTCAGTTGGCATGACATTCCTATTTCTTGCCTGTGCTTTACCCGAGTTTAA TAACTGGTGGCctttttttgttattgtgttttacatTCTTGCACCTTTCCCTACAATTATATCACGGCGATTTACCGATGACATGGGTTCTAGCAGTGCTTGTAAGGAATTATGTATCTTTATCACCACTGGCATTGTCATCTCATCTTTTGGATTACCGGTTGTACTAGCCAGAGCACCATTAGGACAACCAGTG ATACAGTGGGGAGCCTGTGGGTTGGTACTTACCGGAAATGTTGTAGTATTTTTGACGATCTTGGGTTTCTTTTTGGCTTTTGATAATGATGAAGTTGACTATAGCATGTGGTGA
- the LOC143240853 gene encoding leptin receptor gene-related protein-like isoform X3 translates to MTFLFLACALPEFNNWWPFFVIVFYILAPFPTIISRRFTDDMGSSSACKELCIFITTGIVISSFGLPVVLARAPLGQPVIQWGACGLVLTGNVVVFLTILGFFLAFDNDEVDYSMW, encoded by the exons ATGACATTCCTATTTCTTGCCTGTGCTTTACCCGAGTTTAA TAACTGGTGGCctttttttgttattgtgttttacatTCTTGCACCTTTCCCTACAATTATATCACGGCGATTTACCGATGACATGGGTTCTAGCAGTGCTTGTAAGGAATTATGTATCTTTATCACCACTGGCATTGTCATCTCATCTTTTGGATTACCGGTTGTACTAGCCAGAGCACCATTAGGACAACCAGTG ATACAGTGGGGAGCCTGTGGGTTGGTACTTACCGGAAATGTTGTAGTATTTTTGACGATCTTGGGTTTCTTTTTGGCTTTTGATAATGATGAAGTTGACTATAGCATGTGGTGA
- the LOC143240852 gene encoding alpha-(1,3)-fucosyltransferase C-like, with translation MKRLCNHKGMIFLSFFFIMLFAMASYFSKIEKKSSKSKIILLWTSFFGIKDYISPLKNLHCEHQDCVITSDRNALKNSDAIIFHLRDMDLKDLPHFRLSNQRWIMLHHESPLHTPNFLSSLEGFFNWSVTYRRDSDIFLSPLVTPLKKPALKERQDFHKGKSLLAVWFSSNCITPSNREVYVRELQQVVPVDVYGSCGNKECLPKMSKKCYNEASQKYFFYLAFENSMCKDYITEKFFNILSTDMVPVVLGGADYTQFAPPNSFINVLDFPSPKHLGKYLQNVARNVTLYNKFFEWKQYYKLESSHYACDICKKLHDHNEVEKVYHNINHWWFVEANCKSWTSG, from the coding sequence ATGAAGCGTCTATGTAATCATAAGGGCATGATATTTCTTTCCTTCTTCTTTATAATGCTGTTTGCAATGGCCTCTTACTTCTCAAAGATTGAGAAGAAATCTTCAAAATCAAAAATTATTCTCCTCTGGACTAGCTTTTTTGGTATAAAGGATTACATTTCACCACTGAAGAATCTGCATTGTGAGCATCAAGACTGTGTGATAACATCTGATAGAAATGCTCTTAAAAACTCTGATGCCATCATATTTCACTTGCGAGACATGGACTTGAAAGACCTGCCTCACTTTCGACTTTCAAACCAGAGGTGGATCATGCTGCACCACGAGTCTCCTCTTCACACACCAAACTTTCTCTCTTCACTTGAAGGATTTTTCAACTGGTCTGTCACTTACAGAAGGGATTCTGACATATTCTTGAGCCCTTTGGTAACACCATTGAAGAAACCAGCTTTAAAAGAACGGCAAGACTTCCACAAGGGAAAAAGTCTCTTAGCGGTATGGTTTTCAAGTAACTGTATCACTCCAAGTAATCGAGAAGTATATGTCCGTGAGCTTCAGCAGGTTGTACCAGTTGATGTTTATGGCAGTTGTGGGAACAAAGAATGTCTTCCTAAAATGTCTAAAAAGTGTTACAATGAGGCTTCCCAAAAGTACTTTTTTTATTTGGCTTTTGAGAACTCAATGTGCAAAGATTACATCACAGAAAAGTTCTTCAATATTCTAAGTACAGATATGGTTCCAGTGGTGCTTGGAGGAGCAGATTATACACAGTTTGCCCCCCCAAATTCTTTCATCAACGTGCTAGACTTTCCTTCTCCCAAACATTTAGGTAAGTATCTTCAGAATGTGGCTAGAAATGTGACGCTTTATAACAAGTTCTTTGAATGGAAGCAGTACTACAAATTAGAATCAAGTCATTATGCATGTGATATTTGTAAGAAACTTCATGACCATAATGAAGTAGAAAAAGTCTACCATAATATTAACCACTGGTGGTTTGTGGAGGCTAACTGTAAGAGTTGGACATCAGGGTAG